A window of Acropora muricata isolate sample 2 chromosome 3, ASM3666990v1, whole genome shotgun sequence contains these coding sequences:
- the LOC136912569 gene encoding GPI transamidase component PIG-S-like, which translates to MADSEESLMKAHSEKRIQALVSLSVGFIFILIGIPLWWNTTKVYRASLPYSEIEQLNSLKVKYATVINVMLFGPQDPVAMKEAIEKELRSETGYPDSVVFPEYKVTVDDKHTEILTSKLSSQSWEDLDDFFHNLFPAKDNHFTFFVLPHESPEPGSTDAFIGKYLHCILYNNKDLAQLAATITMAIKSIIVNEEEVSYAFSLGSKREMKKDTMENMTAQKSITGLQVSFTLVNSDPDFVLAEWDIEPAVKKYLDPFLVKFPHLDITVDSQVLHYSAIHINPRKDGESFYLPYDDLPHMINPIEAKLGSHISFYPTLNFVVYVPLQKYTPLYMRTKEGGQSKSNAFLSPQWGGVLIYNLQRTTSVNGSSPQRIGLDMKPVMNIFLSQLKHLLGLIQVKPVNGIKLRVSTDDNSVSKWEQDSLMRLKTMEYLATSTITLTLLAQLLGKISNMVINDHIKEQVERALYSITQSTTALEDGNLTGAVLAAKTAIRSSEEAFFDPSILELLYFPDDQKYAIYIPLFLPISLPVILSLRQALRWYRGENDEKKDKQD; encoded by the exons ATGGCCGACAGTGAAGAAAGCCTGATGAAAG CTCATTCCGAAAAGAGAATACAAGCATTGGTATCGTTGAGCGTTGGCTTCATATTTATTCTCATTGGTATTCCGCTTTGGTGGAACACAACCAAGGTGTACAGAGCTTCACTTCCCTACTCTGAAATAGAGCAGCTTAACAGTCTTAAG GTCAAATATGCTACAGTGATAAATGTCATGCTTTTTGGGCCTCAAGATCCTGTTGCCATGAAAGAGGCCATCGAGAAAGAGCTCAGAAGTGAAACTG GCTATCCTGATTCAGTGGTGTTTCCTGAGTACAAAGTTACAGTTGATGATAAGCATACAGAAATTTTGACTTCAAAACTGTCATCACAATCCTGGGAAG ACTTAGATGACTTTTTCCATAACCTTTTCCCTGCAAAGGACAATCATTTCACCTTCTTTGTTCTTCCTCATGAAAGTCCTGAGCCAGGCTCCACGGATGCCTTCATTGGAAAGTACCTCCACTGTATCCTGTACAATAATAAAG ATCTGGCACAACTTGCTGCCACCATCACAATGGCTATCAAGAGTATAATAGTTAATGAAGAAGAAGTTTCTTATGCATTTAGCTTAGGTTCAAAAAGGGAAATGAAAAAG GACACCATGGAGAATATGACAGCTCAAAAATCAATAACAG GTTTGCAAGTGTCCTTCACTCTGGTGAATTCTGATCCAGATTTTGTGTTGGCTGAGTGGGATATTGAGCCAGCTGTAAAAA aATACTTAGATCCATTTTTGGTTAAGTTTCCCCACTTGGATATTACTGTGGATTCTCAG GTTCTTCATTACAGCGCCATCCATATTAACCCCAGAAAGGATGGAGAATCGTTCTACCTTCCATATGATGACTTACCTCACATGATCAATCCAATTGAAGCCAAACTGG GTTCTCATATTTCTTTCTATCCCACATTAAACTTTGTTGTTTATGTGCCTTTACAGAAATATACACCACTTTATATGAGAACAAAGGAAG GAGGTCAAAGCAAGAGCAATGCCTTTCTTAGTCCCCAGTGGGGTGGAGTTTTGATCTACAATCTACAAAGAACAACATCAGTGAATGGTAGCAGTCCACAGAGGATAGGTTTGGACATGAAACCTGTAATGAACATCTTTCTGTCACAACTGAAGCATTTGCTGGGGCTTATTCAAGTG AAACCTGTAAATGGCATCAAACTTAGAGTTAGCACTGACGACAATAGTGTATCAAAATGG GAACAAGATTCACTGATGCGACTGAAGACAATGGAATATCTGGCAACCTCTACCATAACACTGACTTTACTTGCTCAACTTCTAGGAAAAATCAGCAACATGGTGATTAATGACCATATCAAGGAACAAGTAGAGAGGGCATTGTATTCCATTACTCAG TCTACAACAGCCCTTGAAGACGGAAATTTGACTGGTGCAGTTCTGGCAGCCAAGACGGCCATTAGATCATCTG agGAAGCATTTTTTGACCCATCAATTCTTGAGCTCCTGTACTTTCCCGATGATCAAAA GTATGCCATATACATTCCATTGTTCCTACCCATCAGTCTACCAGTAATACTGTCCTTGAGGCAAGCATTAAGATGGTACAGAGGAGAGAATGacgaaaagaaagacaaacaagaTTGA
- the LOC136912568 gene encoding apoptosis-inducing factor 3-like isoform X2, whose translation MSNMIEVTVGQYDSCLQDGTMKTIDIGETGKALLVRENGQYFAVGHKCTHYGAPLVTGHLSNGRVRCPWHGACFNVKTGDIEDFPGLDSIPKFEVVIKNDDVIVRAHPEQLTSHKRVKKMAKADTNEDRRVFVIIGGGGSAMKGAETLREEGFTGRVVMVTKESHFPYDRPLLSKKLTASADAIKLRSEEYFKDHDIEFVQGLEATALDADNKTVTLSNGTQLKYDNVLIATGGRPRSLNVPGSDLQNIFLLRSPEDANKIADFAQGKKVVIIGTSFIGMELAANFSDKAASVTCVGRSSPPFANVLGEKIGTMLKKVHESKGVKFITDAAVKEFKGENGKLMAVCFDNGTEVLADLCVQGVGVIPSTDFLKNSGVSLSSRGDVIVDKYMKAREGVFASGDIANFPLKMLNGEKVSIGHWQIAHKHGQTAARNMLGQKEEINTIPFFWTSQFGKSIRYCGHAHSFDDVIIDGDVDEQKFTAYYVKGDRIMAVATMGPGNAAAKAANDMFEGKMPSASEIRASL comes from the exons GATGGCAC CATGAAAACAATTGATATTGGTGAAACAGGCAAAGCATTGTTAGTGCGTGAAAATGGCCAGTATTTTGCAGTGGGTCACAAGTGCACTCATTATGGAGCACCACTTGTTACTGGACACCTGAGTAATGGACGAGTTCGCTGCCCTTGGCATGGAGCTTGCTTTAACGTCAAAACTGGAGATATTGAAGATTTTCCTGGACTAGACAGCATTCCAAAATTTGAG GTGGTCATTAAAAATGATGATGTGATTGTAAGAGCACATCCAGAG CAATTGACCTCACACAAACGAGTCAAAAAGATGGCGAAAGCAGACACCAACGAAGACAGAAGGGTCTTTGTCATCATAGGTGGAG GTGGATCAGCTATGAAAGGAGCAGAAACTCTGAGAGAGGAAGGATTCACTG GTAGAGTTGTCATGGTGACCAAGGAATCACACTTTCCATATGATCGACCACTTCTCAGTAAG AAATTAACTGCCAGTGCTGATGCAATAAAGCTACGTTCAGAGGAATATTTTAAAGACCATGATATTGAATTTGTTCAAGGACTTGAG GCTACAGCTCTAGATGCCGACAACAAGACTGTTACCTTGAGCAATGGAACACAGTTGAAATATGACAATGTCCTTATCGCTACTGGTGGCAG ACCAAGAAGTTTAAATGTGCCTGGAAGTGACCTACAGAACATATTCCTGTTAAGGAGCCCTGAGGATGCTAACAAAATTG CTGATTTTGCCCAAGGAAAAAAGGTTGTTATCATTGGAACATCATTTATTG GCATGGAACTGGCTGCAAACTTTTCTGACAAAGCAGCATCAGTAACTTGTGTTGGTAGAAGCAGCCCACCCTTTGCAAATGTGCTTGGAGAGAAAATAGGCACCATGTTGAAAAAG GTTCATGAAAGTAAAGGAGTCAAATTCATCACTGATGCTGCTGTGAAAGAGTTcaaaggagaaaatggaaag CTCATGGCTGTATGTTTTGACAATGGCACAGAAGTTCTTGCAGATCTTTGTGTTCAGGGAGTAG gtGTTATCCCATCAACTGACTTTTTGAAAAACAGTGGGGTTTCTCTGTCCAGTCGTGGGGATGTTATTGTTGACAAG TATATGAAGGCACGTGAGGGAGTGTTTGCTTCAGGGGATATAGCAAACTTTCCTCTCAAGATGTTGAATGGTGAGAAGGTATCTATCGGTCACTGGCAGATAGCACACAAGCATG GTCAGACTGCTGCTCGTAACATGCTGGGACAAAAAGAAGAGATAAACACAATTCCTTTCTTTTGGACTTCGCAATTTGGCAAGAGTATCCGATACTGTG GTCATGCTCACTCTTTTGATGATGTGATTATTGATGGAGATGTGGATGAGCAGAAGTTTACAGCTTATTATGTCAA AGGTGACCGTATCATGGCTGTCGCTACCATGGGGCCTGGAAATGCAGCAGCAAAAGCAGCCAATGACATGTTTGAAGGAAAGATGCCTTCTGCGTCAGAAATAAG ggctAGTCTTTAA
- the LOC136912571 gene encoding carbohydrate deacetylase-like, translating to MAEEDPWHKQLVVNADDFGYCDQRNRGIVESFQNGVVSSASLLANAVKASDGVKLSRHYGIPLGLHLNLTEGSPIKQKCSSLTSENGFFKGKFGFREALMRGEIDLKEVKQEIQAQLHWFEDTVGFLPTHIDGHQHVHIIPQVCKILAVVMKNAGIYWTRIPIERNFDGCAWIEEPRRSFYKSVMSQANDAKQVFSSHGVRFSDYFIGLSTMGKDMTFNRIKQLLDLVYNEKNQDKITAHHNSTCELMVHPGYKSIIGCGGCGEGPDVFACSAEREHELCILKGSDLKDYLRTNNIQLHSFKSLV from the exons ATGGCGGAGGAAGATCCTTGGCACAAGCAGTTGGTTGTAAACGCTGATGACTTTGGCTATTGTGATCAAAGGAATCGTGGAATAGTAgagtcatttcaaaatggagTTGTTTCAAGTGCTTCCCTCCTTGCCAATGCTGTTAAGGCATCAGATGGTGTAAAGTTATCAAGACATTATGGAATTCCATTGGGACTTCACCTCAACCTTACAGAGGGAAGTCCTATTAAACAAAAATGTAGCTCTCTTACTTCGGAAAATGGTTTCTTTAAGGGCAAGTTTGGGTTCAGAGAAGCCCTGATGAGAGGAGAAATAGATTTGAAGGAG GTTAAACAGGAAATACAGGCACAATTGCATTGGTTTGAAGACACTGTTGGATTTTTGCCCACACACATAGATGGACATCAACATGTTCACATTATTCCACAAGTGTGCAAGATTCTGGCCGTGGTTATGAAAAATGCTGGGATTTATTGGACAAGAATACCAATTGAAAGAAACTTTGATGGTTGTGCTTGGATAGAAGAACCAAGAAGAAGTTTCTACAAGTCTGTTATGTCACAAGCTAATGATGCAAAGCAAGTTTTTTCCTCTCATGGAGTAAG GTTTTCAGATTACTTTATTGGGCTCAGTACAATGGGTAAAGACATGACATTTAACAGAATCAAGCAACTTTTGGATTTGGTGtacaatgaaaaaaatcaagacaaaATCACAGCACACCACAACAGTACATGTGAGCTAATGGTACATCCTGGTTATAAAAGTATTATTGGATGTGGTGGGTGTGGTGAAGGACCTGATGTGTTTGCCTGCTCTGCTGAGAGGGAGCACGAATTGTGTATCCTAAAAGGATCTGATCTCAAAGATTACCTCAGAACTAACAACATTCAATTGCATTCATTTAAAAGTTTGGTGTAA